In Nicotiana tabacum cultivar K326 chromosome 17, ASM71507v2, whole genome shotgun sequence, one DNA window encodes the following:
- the LOC107813203 gene encoding short-chain dehydrogenase/reductase ARMGADRAFT_1018421-like produces MRSMASSASSRGNIAAIVGVGPKLGRSIARKFAHEGYTVAILARDLGRLSRFADEIAREEKAQVFAIRIDCSDSRSIREAFEGVLSLGFVEVLVYNAYQPISWHPTNFTDIKVEHFEKSLAVSSVGAFHCAQQVLAGMVERGRGTILFTGCSASLSGIAGYSELCCGKFAMRALSQCLAKEFQPLGVHVAHVIIHGIVGTPRGPIASSSQQSLLVGEQQHQQTGGGAREGWMDPDALAQTYWYLHIQDRSAWTQEIDLHPSNQRYM; encoded by the exons ATGCGGAGCATGGCGAGTTCAGCCTCATCCAGAGGGAATATTGCTGCCATTGTTGGTGTGGGGCCAAAACTCGGCCGCTCTATTGCCCGCAAGTTCGCCCACGAAGGCTATACTGTTGCAATCCTCGCCCGTGACTTAG GTAGATTATCAAGATTTGCAGATGAGATAGCGAGAGAAGAAAAAGCTCAGGTCTTTGCCATCAGGATAGACTGTTCCGATTCCCGAAGCATAAGAGAAGCATTTGAGGGAGTTCTATCACTGGGCTTTGTGGAAGTGTTGGTTTACAACGCCTACCAGCCAATATCTTGGCACCCCACAAACTTCACAGACATTAAAGTAGAACATTTTGAGAAATCTCTCGCCGTCTCCTCCGTCGGCGCCTTCCACTGCGCTCAACAG GTACTTGCAGGTATGGTGGAAAGAGGAAGAGGGACAATTCTTTTTACTGGTTGTTCAGCTTCTCTTAGTGGCATTGCCGGTTATTCTGAGTTAT GCTGTGGGAAATTTGCAATGAGAGCCTTATCTCAATGTCTAGCCAAGGAGTTTCAACCTCTTGGAGTACACGTGGCGCATGTCATCATCCACGGCATCGTTGGCACGCCTCG GGGGCCAATAGCATCAAGTTCGCAGCAGAGTTTATTGGTTGGGGAACAACAGCACCAACAAACCGGGGGAGGGGCGAGGGAGGGGTGGATGGACCCAGATGCGCTGGCTCAGACCTACTGGTATTTGCACATCCAAGACCGATCCGCTTGGACCCAAGAGATTGATCTCCACCCCTCCAACCAAAGATATATGTAA